Proteins from a genomic interval of Yarrowia lipolytica chromosome 1E, complete sequence:
- a CDS encoding uncharacterized protein (Compare to YALI0E29139g, similar to uniprot|P48527 Saccharomyces cerevisiae YPL097W MSY1 Tyrosyl-tRNA synthetase mitochondrial precursor (EC 6.1.1.1) (Tyrosine--tRNA ligase) (TyrRS)) has product MLRLRLVRNFTSKAGRISSTGTANVFRNEPKPANLQKSARDEAGFSSSDSAPSLLQYLKDRNLVANVTEDSLEQQLQQKFTSFYLGIDPSGPSMHLGHMVPVMIMLHLFLRGHYAFALVGGATGAVGDPTGKTEERKTVVKDTLQYNLDALATSLERTFLHAVAAAKKEGVYYGDQIKLQYAIVNNHDWWKNVGFLEFLASYGRLIRVNQMMARDSVKDRLNSATGIGYNEFSYQILQAFDFWHLFETQGCSLQLGGGDQWGNITAGVDLTKRAAAVNNLKETPYGITTQLMLSKSGKKLGKSENNATIWLNPEMTRPFELYQYLLKTADEDVEQYLKMFTFVSLEDIATIMRQHAENESLRYAQRVLADKFTALIHGDTVVGRCQVITRIMFAKSSLELNQQPKPAALTNSESLKQVLAEEGLLKPLDKSTDYTTLVSTHFNMSKSAAKKLISNKGVSVGLEGAQKVEIGPILEKHKDMGDFLIVRVGKLVQPFYLGSDPVETIPSAVGISDSYEVHTEDIDVTRK; this is encoded by the coding sequence ATGCTCCGTCTGCGACTGGTGAGAAACTTCACGTCCAAGGCCGGTCGGATCTCGTCGACCGGCACTGCTAACGTGTTCCGTAACGAACCAAAACCCGCCAATCTCCAAAAATCCGCCCGCGATGAAGCTGGATTCTCGTCCTCAGACTCTGCTCCCTCGTTGCTACAGTACCTCAAAGACCGGAACTTGGTTGCCAATGTGACCGAGGACTCGCTTGAGCAGCAACTACAGCAGAAATTCACATCCTTCTACCTTGGCATTGACCCCTCGGGCCCCTCCATGCACCTGGGGCACATGGTGCCCGTCATGATCATGCTGCATCTCTTCCTCCGAGGCCACTACGCCTTTGCTCTGGTCGGAGGAGCTACCGGAGCTGTGGGAGATCCCACTGGAAAGACTGAGGAGCGAAAGACGGTTGTGAAGGATACTCTGCAATATAACCTCGACGCCCTGGCCACCTCCCTTGAGCGAACCTTTTTGCATGCTGTTGCCGCTGCAAAGAAGGAAGGCGTCTATTACGGCGACCAGATCAAGCTGCAATACGCAATTGTCAATAACCACGACTGGTGGAAGAATGTCGGCTTCCTCGAGTTTCTGGCCTCCTATGGACGACTCATCCGTGTCAATCAAATGATGGCCAGAGACTCCGTCAAAGACAGACTCAACTCGGCCACCGGCATTGGCTATAACGAGTTCTCCTACCAGATTCTGCAAGCCTTTGATTTCTGGCACCTGTTCGAGACCCAGGGGTGCTCTCTTCAActcggtggaggagaccaGTGGGGAAACATCACTGCTGGGGTTGATCTGACTAAGCGAGCTGCTGCCGTCAACAACCTTAAGGAAACTCCCTACGGAATCACTACTCAGCTCATGCTGTCCAAGAGCGGAAAGAAGCTGGGGAAGTCGGAAAACAATGCCACCATCTGGCTCAACCCCGAGATGACCCGTCCTTTTGAGTTGTACCAGTACCTGCTCAAGACTGCGGATGAGGATGTGGAGCAGTATCTTAAAATGTTTACTTTCGTGTCGCTGGAAGACATTGCTACCATCATGAGACAGCATGCGGAGAACGAGTCTCTGCGATATGCCCAGCGAGTACTAGCCGACAAATTCACAGCCCTTATCCACGGAGATACTGTTGTTGGGCGATGCCAGGTCATCACCCGAATCATGTTTGCTAAGTCGTCTCTGGAGCTCAACCAACAACCAAAGCCCGCTGCTCTTACTAACTCCGAGTCTTTGAAACAAGTTCTTGCCGAGGAGGGACTGCTCAAGCCTCTTGACAAGTCTACAGACTACACCACTCTGGTATCTACACACTTCAACATGTCCAAGAGTGCAGCGAAGAAGCTTATCTCCAACAAGGGTGTTTCTGTGGGTCTTGAGGGTGCTCAGAAGGTTGAGATCGGACCTATTCTTGAAAAACACAAGGACATGGGTGACTTCTTGATTGTCCGAGTCGGCAAGCTTGTTCAACCATTCTACCTTGGATCTGACCCTGTGGAGACTATTCCCTCTGCTGTCGGCATTTCTGACTCTTATGAGGTTCACACCGAGGACATTGATGTCACTCGAAAGTAG